A genomic segment from Conger conger chromosome 2, fConCon1.1, whole genome shotgun sequence encodes:
- the kcnj12a gene encoding ATP-sensitive inward rectifier potassium channel 12, translated as MSVGRIKRYSIVSSEEEALRLTTMPGVNGFGNGKIHTRRKCRNRFVKKNGQCNVQFANMDDKSQRYMADIFTTCVDIRWRYMLVIFCLVFVVSWLAFGLAFWVIALVHGDLDNPAGDENFTPCVLQVNGFVAAFLFSIETQTTIGYGFRCVTEECPVAVFMVVFQSIVGCIIDSFMIGAIMAKMARPKKRAQTLLFSHNAVIAMRDGKLSLMWRVGNLRKSHIVEAHVRAQLIKPRITEEGEYIPLDQIDINVGFDKGLDRIFLVSPITILHEIDEESPLFGISQQDLETADFEIVVILEGMVEATAMTTQARSSYLATEILWGHRFEPVLFEEKNQYKVDYSHFHKTYEVPSTPRCSAKDMVENKFLVPSTNSFCYENELAFMSRDEEEDEESERVLDDLSPDGNSRHEFERLQATIGLDQRSYRRESEI; from the coding sequence ATGAGTGTGGGCAGGATCAAGCGCTACAGCATCGTGTCCTCAGAGGAAGAAGCCTTGCGTCTCACCACCATGCCCGGGGTGAACGGCTTCGGAAACGGAAAGATCCACACCCGCCGGAAGTGCCGCAACCGCTTCGTGAAGAAGAACGGCCAGTGCAACGTCCAGTTCGCCAACATGGACGACAAGTCTCAGCGGTACATGGCCGACATCTTCACCACCTGCGTGGACATCCGCTGGAGGTACATGCTCGTCATCTTCTGCCTGGTCTTCGTGGTCTCCTGGCTGGCCTTCGGGCTGGCCTTCTGGGTCATCGCCCTGGTCCACGGCGACCTGGACAACCCGGCTGGGGACGAGAACTTCACGCCCTGCGTGCTGCAGGTCAATGGGTTCGTTGCCgctttcctcttctccatcGAGACTCAGACCACCATTGGCTACGGCTTCCGCTGCGTCACAGAGGAATGTCCGGTGGCTGTCTTCATGGTGGTGTTTCAGTCCATTGTGGGGTGTATAATTGACTCTTTCATGATTGGGGCTATAATGGCCAAAATGGCACGGCCCAAGAAAAGGGCCCAGACACTGCTGTTTAGCCACAATGCAGTAATCGCCATGAGGGATGGCAAACTCAGCCTCATGTGGCGGGTGGGGAACCTCAGAAAGAGCCATATTGTGGAGGCCCATGTCAGGGCTCAGCTGATTAAGCCACGGATCACGGAGGAAGGGGAGTACATACCTCTAGACCAAATAGACATCAATGTGGGCTTTGACAAAGGCTTGGACCGAATCTTCCTGGTTTCGCCCATCACGATCCTCCACGAGATCGACGAGGAGAGCCCCCTGTTCGGCATCAGCCAACAGGACCTCGAGACGGCGGATTTCGAGATAGTGGTCATACTTGAAGGGATGGTGGAGGCCACCGCCATGACTACGCAGGCACGCAGCTCGTACCTGGCCACAGAGATCCTGTGGGGTCACAGGTTCGAGCCCGTTCTCTTCGAGGAGAAGAACCAGTACAAAGTAGACTACTCTCACTTTCACAAAACCTACGAGGTGCCGTCGACTCCTCGGTGCAGTGCCAAGGACATGGTGGAGAACAAGTTTCTGGTTCCCAGCACCAACTCCTTCTGCTACGAGAACGAGCTCGCTTTCATGAGCAGGgacgaggaagaggatgaggagagTGAAAGGGTCCTGGATGACCTGAGCCCAGATGGCAACAGCCGACACGAGTTTGAGAGACTACAGGCCACCATAGGACTGGATCAGCGGTCGTACCGGAGGGAATCTGAGATATGA